A region from the Hippopotamus amphibius kiboko isolate mHipAmp2 chromosome 15, mHipAmp2.hap2, whole genome shotgun sequence genome encodes:
- the LOC130836450 gene encoding basic proline-rich protein-like, producing MAVSPPPAPAPTCAAQKKMGRGHLRRLGSELRGDRPPRVPGSRGCGSQGLWPPGCRCQHRHQMGGPSGLPGCGPLTHHPPPTWGPSCWRMEEGLWVPGGWRETPKEARLCARSPGEPGPRGPSEPSSPPSWTHLDSASFFSPNLETVLREPLGTPSPQVHPGRTGGGGAEPGMQLPCPPAGSSGQPTPGTQRPLASKEAFQPQSPGDAAPGRPA from the coding sequence ATGGCCgtctctcctcccccagcacctgctcCCACGTGTGCCGCACAGAAGAAGATGGGAAGGGGCCACCTTCGGAGACTAGGCTCTGAGCTCCGTGGGGACCGGCCGCCACGGGTACCCGGCTCCAGAGGCTGCGGGAGCCAAGGGCTGTGGCCGCCGGGGTGCAGGTGTCAGCACCGGCACCAGATGGGGGGGCCGTCAGGACTGCCAGGCTGCGGTCCCCTCACCCACCACCCACCGCCCACGTGGGGCCCCAGCTgctggaggatggaggaggggctgTGGGTGCCTGGCGGCTGGAGGGAGACCCCGAAGGAGGCTCGCCTGTGTGCCAGGAGCCCAGGGGAGCCTGGCCCCCGGGGCCCCTCAGAGCCCTCAAGTCCTCCAAGCTGGACACACCTGGACAGTGCCTCCTTCTTTAGCCCTAACCTGGAGACTGTCCTGAGGGAACCTCTGGGAACTCCGAGCCCCCAGGTTCATCCAGGCAGGACcgggggaggtggggcagagcCAGGGATGCAGCTGCCTTGCCCACCAGCCGGGAGCTCCGGGCAGCCAACTCCAGGGACCCAGCGTCCTCTCGCCTCCAAGGAGGCCTTCCAACCACAGAGCCCAGGGGACGCGGCCCCAGGGAGGCCAGCCTGA